A single region of the Candidatus Hadarchaeales archaeon genome encodes:
- a CDS encoding thermonuclease family protein, which yields MERIVIVKRVIDGDTIELNNGERVRLVGINAPELYHDPPEPGALEAKEFLENLCPPGSTVGLNVDDMKPHDFYGRTLAVVYVLVDGKWINANAELLKHGFAEILFIPPSEFNPWEWLED from the coding sequence GTGGAAAGAATAGTAATAGTCAAAAGGGTGATCGACGGGGACACAATTGAATTAAACAACGGTGAGAGGGTAAGGCTTGTCGGAATAAACGCTCCAGAGCTTTACCACGATCCTCCTGAGCCCGGGGCGTTAGAGGCTAAAGAATTCTTAGAAAACCTGTGTCCTCCTGGGTCAACAGTAGGTCTGAACGTTGACGACATGAAACCACATGATTTCTACGGCAGAACTCTGGCGGTCGTCTATGTGCTAGTGGATGGAAAATGGATAAACGCGAATGCGGAGCTGCTTAAGCACGGTTTTGCTGAAATTTTATTCATTCCACCATCGGAGTTCAACCCATGGGAGTGGCTAGAGGATTAA
- a CDS encoding carbohydrate kinase, translating to MKRLDVICLGELLVDMISKDGGKTFTCCAGGAPANVAVACARLGLKTAFIGKVGDDQFGRFLIKTMSEAGVDVDGILKDKIGTTLAFVFVDETGERRFEFRRGADANLKPSEIDREKLAGCRIFHFGSISMICEPSRSATLKAIEVARKNRAIISFDPNLRLNLWDSETKAKRMIVQGLMMADIVKMNDEELRFLFGEDIERGVNKVLRYARRVFLTLGPKGCYYAEGDQRGYLGVPDVEVVDRTGAGDGFMGGAIYGTLKGWDVRKTAIFANAVGSLVVTKIGAMPSMPTLEEVLKFIKNQKIRLDF from the coding sequence ATGAAGCGTCTTGACGTCATATGCTTGGGAGAACTTTTGGTGGATATGATTTCGAAGGATGGAGGTAAGACTTTCACCTGTTGTGCAGGAGGTGCCCCAGCAAACGTTGCCGTTGCGTGTGCAAGACTCGGACTAAAAACCGCATTCATCGGGAAGGTTGGAGATGACCAATTTGGAAGATTTTTGATAAAAACTATGAGCGAAGCTGGAGTCGATGTCGATGGAATCTTGAAAGATAAAATCGGGACTACTCTAGCATTCGTCTTCGTTGATGAAACGGGGGAGCGGAGGTTTGAGTTTAGAAGAGGCGCTGATGCGAATCTCAAACCATCGGAAATCGACAGAGAAAAGCTCGCGGGCTGCAGGATTTTCCATTTTGGCAGCATTTCTATGATTTGTGAACCCTCAAGGAGTGCAACTTTGAAAGCCATAGAAGTCGCAAGGAAAAACAGGGCGATAATTTCCTTTGACCCTAATCTCAGGCTGAACTTGTGGGATAGCGAAACTAAGGCAAAGAGGATGATCGTGCAAGGTCTTATGATGGCTGATATTGTCAAAATGAATGACGAAGAGTTACGCTTTCTTTTTGGGGAAGACATAGAGAGAGGGGTCAACAAGGTTTTAAGATACGCGAGGAGGGTTTTCCTCACACTGGGTCCAAAAGGATGTTACTACGCGGAGGGGGATCAAAGAGGATATCTGGGTGTGCCCGACGTTGAAGTGGTAGATAGAACTGGAGCAGGAGATGGATTTATGGGAGGCGCTATTTATGGAACTCTGAAAGGATGGGATGTGAGAAAAACTGCCATCTTCGCCAACGCGGTGGGAAGCTTGGTTGTGACAAAAATCGGAGCAATGCCCTCCATGCCAACACTCGAGGAGGTTCTGAAGTTCATAAAAAACCAGAAAATAAGACTTGATTTTTAA
- a CDS encoding UPF0280 family protein — MPHESSQDREVVTFLTARWRRGETTLLIKAKSKEAILAAIEAAKQARFEIEGYVLRYPEFRYSLHPLKIRDPEKPKVVSLMLRAAEIAGVGPFAAVAGAIAQVASVAASEVGGAIVENGGDISASGKFDFSVGIFAGDSPLSGTIGFRITSGDLPIGICTSSGTVGHSISFGVADAVVVVADEASVADAAATAIANEVTGEDIEQSIKNGLEKADEIDEVRGCLIIRGKMAGMKGKLPKLIPTERKSVLKEIDWV, encoded by the coding sequence ATGCCCCATGAGAGCTCTCAAGATCGGGAGGTGGTAACCTTTCTAACGGCGAGATGGAGACGAGGAGAAACAACTCTGCTCATTAAGGCTAAATCCAAAGAAGCGATTCTTGCAGCCATTGAGGCGGCTAAGCAAGCTAGATTCGAAATAGAAGGATACGTTCTGCGTTATCCCGAGTTCAGATATTCTCTCCATCCGCTGAAAATTAGGGACCCTGAGAAGCCAAAGGTGGTTTCTCTTATGTTGAGAGCAGCTGAAATCGCAGGTGTCGGACCTTTTGCAGCGGTAGCAGGAGCTATCGCTCAGGTTGCTTCCGTAGCAGCTTCCGAGGTGGGTGGGGCTATTGTTGAGAACGGTGGAGACATCTCGGCGTCCGGAAAATTCGATTTTTCGGTCGGAATCTTCGCCGGGGATTCTCCACTTTCGGGTACCATCGGCTTCAGGATAACAAGTGGAGATCTCCCAATCGGCATATGCACGAGTTCCGGAACCGTTGGTCATTCTATAAGTTTTGGTGTGGCAGACGCAGTTGTAGTAGTAGCAGACGAAGCCTCGGTTGCAGATGCGGCAGCAACTGCAATAGCAAATGAGGTGACAGGAGAAGACATCGAACAATCTATAAAAAATGGCTTGGAAAAAGCCGACGAGATAGACGAAGTAAGAGGGTGTCTAATAATTCGCGGAAAAATGGCTGGAATGAAAGGAAAGCTTCCCAAGCTTATTCCGACCGAAAGAAAAAGTGTTTTAAAAGAAATAGATTGGGTCTAA
- a CDS encoding DNA double-strand break repair nuclease NurA, translated as MNEITLEDSIMKLVEEIRFYEIRRMKLIKKILEKNVFSKLKMRIQKLTMDEISVCGVDGGMLQLQLNGLDVVAIRAVAVVFHYLAGRLASVEYFPSGPAPIHFFLVKEPLDKVKTDSLAGMRRQILEVSRAREVIGKGAAQLVLLDGSILPQYVERFQDCREYAEQYDELITSYRRLFEEAESKGVLLAGLVKDSRGKRFCQMLAELAELDGEDKDFLLSYRDIAILDEILSEKERTIAFPYTEEFPPQTLGGLEDFGRKVNVFYARMSQFDVPFRVEFLATRNSEEVADELSSILEFLFSFGFGFSIPPVLVEADFRARLREEAEWIQERVFDVIGPRFLTRRDRRPL; from the coding sequence ATGAACGAAATTACTCTGGAAGACTCTATTATGAAGCTCGTCGAGGAAATAAGATTCTACGAGATCAGAAGGATGAAGCTTATCAAGAAAATTCTGGAGAAAAATGTTTTCTCCAAGCTGAAAATGAGGATACAAAAGTTGACCATGGACGAAATTTCTGTTTGTGGAGTGGACGGAGGAATGTTGCAGTTGCAGTTGAACGGTTTAGATGTTGTCGCGATCAGAGCTGTGGCCGTCGTTTTTCATTATCTAGCAGGTAGACTGGCTTCGGTTGAATATTTTCCTTCAGGTCCAGCCCCAATTCATTTCTTTTTGGTCAAGGAGCCGTTAGACAAAGTTAAGACGGACTCATTGGCAGGCATGAGAAGACAAATACTAGAAGTTTCTAGGGCTAGAGAAGTGATAGGGAAAGGGGCAGCGCAACTCGTTTTGTTAGATGGATCGATTCTTCCGCAATATGTAGAGAGATTTCAGGATTGCAGGGAGTACGCCGAGCAATATGACGAGCTTATAACCTCATATAGAAGGCTTTTCGAGGAAGCAGAAAGCAAGGGCGTTTTGTTGGCCGGCCTTGTGAAGGATAGCAGGGGAAAGAGATTTTGTCAAATGCTTGCAGAGTTAGCAGAGTTGGACGGAGAAGATAAAGACTTTCTTCTCAGCTACCGCGATATCGCTATTCTCGATGAAATCTTATCCGAGAAAGAGCGTACGATCGCTTTCCCTTACACCGAGGAATTTCCTCCGCAAACCTTGGGAGGTCTTGAGGATTTCGGTAGAAAAGTTAACGTATTCTATGCGAGGATGTCGCAGTTTGATGTGCCGTTTCGTGTTGAGTTTTTAGCAACCAGGAATTCTGAAGAAGTTGCGGATGAACTCTCCTCGATCTTGGAATTCCTCTTTTCTTTCGGTTTTGGGTTTTCGATTCCACCCGTCCTGGTGGAGGCAGATTTCAGAGCGAGATTAAGAGAGGAGGCGGAATGGATCCAAGAAAGGGTTTTCGATGTTATTGGTCCAAGATTCTTGACGAGGCGGGATCGGAGACCTCTGTGA
- a CDS encoding 4Fe-4S binding protein yields the protein MKKKILLKYSATKATEPVLASAIKETGLLVNILYADIDSSGGEIMISVDAPQHELERLLQKLRDLGVEVEEIRRVIKLDESRCVHCGACVSICPTQALRLTNDFSLKLDEEKCVYCEACIPTCPMRALKIGRW from the coding sequence ATGAAAAAGAAAATTCTTCTGAAATATTCAGCAACGAAAGCAACGGAACCGGTGCTGGCTTCAGCTATAAAAGAGACTGGACTCCTTGTCAACATCCTCTACGCGGACATCGACAGTTCCGGTGGAGAAATAATGATTTCTGTGGACGCACCTCAGCATGAGCTAGAAAGACTCCTTCAGAAACTCAGAGATTTGGGTGTTGAGGTGGAAGAGATCAGAAGAGTCATAAAGCTCGATGAGTCGCGCTGCGTTCATTGTGGCGCTTGCGTTTCGATATGTCCGACGCAAGCTTTACGTCTCACAAATGATTTCTCCTTGAAGCTTGATGAAGAAAAGTGCGTTTATTGTGAGGCATGCATTCCGACATGCCCCATGAGAGCTCTCAAGATCGGGAGGTGGTAA
- a CDS encoding homocysteine biosynthesis protein, whose amino-acid sequence MIEIKRTIAEINEKIKRGDAVILTAEEMVELVREKGAEAAAKEVDVVTTGTFGLMCSSGAFLNFGHSDPPIKFGGGEVYLNDVPAYAGLAAVDVYIGATALSRSKGIEYGGGHVIEDLVSGREIELEAKAYGTDCYPRREIKLTFTIHDLNQAILCNPRNAYQRYVAATNSTDETLYTYMGTLLPKFGNVTFAGTGELGPLAKDPNYETIGIGTRIFLAGAQGYIVGEGTQHDPKKQRGTIMVAGDLKQMDAKYLRGATVHKYGTSLFVGIGIPIPIISERVAASAGISDEQIMIDLLDYGVPRRERPIIRKVSYAELKSGKVEIYGKDVPVSPLSSIKISREIAEKLKELIEKGEFLLSEPVARLSTEREFKPMRQPERVIVAKDLMTREVITCKPETPIAEAARILARGGFDHLPVVDDSGTLVGIVTSWDLAISIGSGKNKVAEIMTRKVITAVENEPIESVARKLDEHGISGVPVIDAFRRVVGIITTDDISKLIGKRR is encoded by the coding sequence GTGATAGAAATAAAGAGGACCATCGCGGAGATAAACGAGAAAATCAAGCGAGGGGATGCCGTAATTCTCACGGCGGAAGAGATGGTAGAATTGGTCAGGGAAAAAGGTGCCGAGGCAGCCGCAAAGGAAGTTGACGTTGTGACCACAGGAACATTCGGCCTCATGTGTAGTTCTGGAGCATTTCTAAACTTCGGTCACTCGGATCCTCCGATAAAATTCGGAGGAGGAGAAGTCTACCTGAATGACGTTCCGGCCTACGCTGGCCTAGCTGCAGTCGATGTGTACATAGGTGCAACGGCTCTCTCCAGGAGCAAGGGCATTGAGTACGGCGGCGGCCACGTCATCGAGGATTTAGTCAGCGGGAGAGAGATAGAGTTGGAGGCCAAAGCATATGGGACCGACTGTTATCCGCGACGAGAAATAAAGCTTACGTTCACGATTCACGATCTGAACCAGGCGATCCTCTGTAACCCAAGAAATGCTTACCAGCGATACGTCGCAGCGACAAATTCAACAGACGAAACGCTTTACACATATATGGGCACGCTTCTTCCGAAATTCGGAAACGTGACATTTGCGGGAACGGGTGAGCTTGGTCCGCTCGCGAAAGATCCGAACTACGAAACTATTGGAATCGGAACTAGGATTTTCTTAGCCGGTGCCCAGGGATATATAGTAGGCGAAGGAACGCAGCACGATCCAAAAAAGCAACGTGGAACGATAATGGTTGCTGGAGATCTAAAGCAGATGGATGCAAAATATCTACGTGGTGCGACAGTACATAAGTACGGGACGTCGCTTTTTGTGGGAATCGGAATACCCATTCCGATTATCAGTGAGCGAGTTGCCGCATCTGCCGGAATCAGCGATGAGCAAATAATGATAGATCTTCTAGACTATGGGGTTCCGAGACGGGAAAGGCCGATTATCAGGAAAGTCAGCTATGCTGAGTTAAAGTCCGGTAAAGTGGAGATTTACGGAAAGGATGTTCCCGTTAGCCCGCTTAGCAGCATAAAAATCTCGAGGGAGATTGCAGAGAAGCTTAAGGAGCTCATAGAAAAGGGAGAATTCTTGCTTTCCGAGCCCGTCGCAAGACTTTCGACGGAGAGGGAATTCAAACCAATGCGTCAGCCGGAAAGGGTTATTGTGGCCAAAGATTTGATGACGAGGGAGGTTATAACCTGCAAGCCGGAAACCCCGATAGCGGAGGCTGCAAGAATTCTAGCTAGGGGAGGCTTCGATCACTTACCAGTGGTAGACGACTCAGGGACCCTAGTTGGTATTGTCACTTCTTGGGATCTAGCCATCTCTATAGGTTCTGGCAAAAACAAGGTTGCCGAGATAATGACGAGAAAGGTGATAACGGCCGTAGAGAATGAACCTATCGAATCGGTCGCCAGAAAACTAGATGAGCATGGCATCTCGGGGGTCCCAGTTATTGACGCCTTCCGCAGGGTTGTTGGAATAATCACTACCGACGACATCTCCAAGCTGATCGGGAAGAGGAGGTGA
- the topA gene encoding DNA topoisomerase I: MKKVFVICEKPSAVPKIAEAIAGRKVTQKELMGIPYCEFERDGKLFVVAPAMGHLFTLKSIKSLKDYPVFDLKWVPIHEVEKNAKNAARFIKALRELSKNAEEFISACDFDVEGSVIAFNVLRFICGSDVISKARRMKFSTLTREELKKSFENMLPTLDFEVINAGLARHYLDWYWGMNVSRFLSSAAEKAGNRFVKLSAGRVQTPTLKILLDREREIKNFVSVPFWVLKAVIEIGGEEFIAEHETEKFWEKEKAEEVYSACLGQPARVVEVKRRKINRNPPPPFDLGTLQSEAYRCFGFTPMRTQMIAQDLYQAALISYPRTSSQKLPSSIGYRDILQRIAKISPDYAEIALDLLRQQKLVPVEGKKTDPAHPAIFPTGEPPEELPSTHQKLYDMIVRRFLAVFSKPAMLESTHADLDIGGQRFFLRGQRILDPGWLESYGKYVSYEEQMIPEIEKGEELKVKNILLEERRTQPPPRFNPASLVKEMEARGLGTEATRGPIVQTLYQRGYIQGRQITVTRLGETVVESLRICPAILSEELTARFEREMMEIQEGKANWEDVVKKAERELSTLLEEMKAREKEVGERLIEAYKLALRKSFGKCPKCGKNLRMVIAQKSGKRFVGCEGYPSCDFSLPLPQQGSIEILDTPCKICGWPVILVRRSGKRPYRTCLNPSCSSKNRLKDVYNQQE; encoded by the coding sequence ATGAAGAAGGTGTTCGTGATATGCGAAAAGCCGTCAGCTGTTCCTAAGATAGCTGAAGCGATAGCCGGGAGAAAGGTTACCCAGAAAGAGCTGATGGGTATCCCATATTGCGAGTTTGAAAGAGACGGAAAGCTCTTCGTCGTCGCACCGGCGATGGGACATTTGTTTACTCTAAAAAGTATAAAGTCTCTCAAAGATTATCCGGTTTTTGACCTCAAATGGGTGCCCATCCATGAGGTCGAGAAAAACGCAAAAAATGCGGCTAGATTCATAAAAGCCCTGAGAGAGCTCTCAAAGAACGCAGAGGAGTTTATAAGTGCCTGTGATTTTGACGTCGAAGGAAGCGTTATTGCCTTCAACGTTCTCCGCTTCATCTGCGGGAGTGATGTCATATCCAAAGCGAGGAGGATGAAGTTCTCCACGCTCACCCGCGAAGAGTTAAAGAAATCTTTCGAGAATATGCTGCCCACATTAGACTTTGAAGTTATAAATGCCGGTCTCGCAAGACATTATCTCGACTGGTATTGGGGGATGAACGTCTCAAGATTTCTAAGCTCTGCAGCCGAGAAGGCTGGAAATAGATTTGTAAAGTTATCGGCCGGTCGTGTTCAAACCCCCACTCTTAAAATCCTTCTCGATCGCGAGAGAGAAATAAAGAACTTTGTTTCGGTTCCCTTCTGGGTTTTGAAAGCCGTGATCGAAATCGGCGGGGAAGAGTTCATCGCTGAACATGAAACAGAAAAATTTTGGGAGAAAGAAAAAGCTGAGGAAGTCTACTCGGCATGCCTTGGGCAACCGGCGAGGGTAGTCGAAGTCAAACGCAGAAAAATAAACAGAAATCCTCCACCTCCGTTTGATCTAGGAACGCTCCAGTCGGAGGCATACAGATGTTTTGGTTTCACACCTATGAGGACGCAGATGATCGCCCAAGATCTCTATCAAGCCGCGCTTATCAGTTATCCAAGAACGAGCAGCCAAAAGCTCCCCAGCTCGATAGGCTACCGCGATATTCTACAGAGAATTGCGAAAATCTCACCAGACTACGCTGAAATCGCTCTAGATCTTCTGAGACAGCAAAAATTAGTCCCGGTCGAAGGTAAGAAAACGGACCCGGCGCATCCGGCCATATTTCCGACGGGCGAGCCACCTGAAGAGCTCCCAAGCACCCATCAAAAGCTGTATGACATGATCGTCCGCAGATTCCTCGCTGTTTTCAGCAAGCCCGCTATGCTCGAAAGCACGCATGCAGATTTGGACATAGGCGGTCAAAGGTTCTTCCTCCGCGGTCAAAGAATACTCGATCCAGGATGGCTTGAATCCTACGGAAAGTATGTTTCCTACGAGGAACAAATGATTCCGGAGATAGAGAAAGGCGAAGAGCTGAAAGTCAAGAACATTCTGTTGGAGGAAAGAAGGACACAACCGCCGCCCAGATTTAACCCAGCATCGCTCGTGAAAGAGATGGAGGCGCGCGGTCTCGGGACGGAGGCGACCAGAGGCCCCATTGTGCAAACCCTTTACCAGCGCGGGTATATTCAGGGTAGACAGATAACGGTTACACGGCTGGGGGAAACCGTGGTTGAAAGTCTTAGGATATGTCCGGCAATTCTGAGCGAGGAACTCACCGCCAGATTCGAGCGGGAGATGATGGAAATTCAGGAAGGAAAGGCAAATTGGGAAGACGTTGTCAAAAAAGCTGAGCGAGAACTCTCCACTTTGCTGGAAGAAATGAAAGCGAGGGAGAAAGAGGTCGGAGAGAGATTGATTGAGGCTTACAAGCTTGCCTTGAGAAAATCCTTTGGAAAATGCCCAAAGTGTGGAAAAAATCTGAGAATGGTGATTGCACAAAAGAGCGGGAAGAGGTTTGTCGGCTGTGAGGGTTATCCATCCTGCGACTTTTCTCTGCCACTACCTCAGCAGGGAAGCATAGAAATTCTAGATACTCCTTGCAAGATCTGTGGTTGGCCGGTCATTCTCGTGAGAAGAAGTGGCAAGCGACCTTACAGAACATGTTTGAACCCATCTTGTTCGTCGAAAAATCGCTTGAAGGATGTGTATAACCAGCAGGAATAA
- a CDS encoding UbiA family prenyltransferase yields MGEHIPSKIEKLSAGLKLIRPLNCLLAGIAVIIGAFVAGGKADWYFYLLAFLTAFMISGGGNAINDFFDRKIDKINRPDRPIPSGKIKPAEAVKISKILFLTGFATATLMRNMPCLLLAGFNALMLVAYSARLKRTGLPGNITIGYLVGSTFLFGGIALYPFRQEFLPASLLLLVLLSFFSTVGREIIKSIQDFEGDKRLGLETFPIRYGKRTGAAVASIFVLVAICLSPLPLVCGILRTGYVLFLPMSLFAFITAIGEIVKAQTKKSAAMASNYCKLGMFFGLLSFMAGTIF; encoded by the coding sequence GTGGGTGAACATATTCCGTCAAAAATCGAGAAACTATCTGCTGGCTTGAAGCTCATACGACCGCTGAACTGTCTGCTGGCGGGCATAGCTGTCATCATCGGAGCTTTTGTAGCCGGAGGTAAAGCAGACTGGTATTTCTACCTGCTCGCCTTTTTGACCGCGTTTATGATTTCGGGAGGCGGAAACGCCATCAACGATTTCTTCGACAGGAAGATCGACAAGATCAACAGGCCGGATAGACCAATACCTTCTGGAAAAATAAAGCCGGCTGAAGCTGTTAAAATCTCCAAGATTCTATTTCTCACTGGATTTGCGACCGCCACGCTCATGAGAAACATGCCATGCTTGCTTTTAGCCGGATTCAACGCTCTCATGCTTGTAGCATACTCGGCCCGACTCAAGCGAACCGGATTGCCAGGCAACATTACGATCGGATATCTCGTTGGATCCACATTTCTTTTCGGCGGGATTGCACTCTATCCTTTCAGACAAGAGTTTCTACCGGCGTCCTTGCTTTTGCTTGTTCTTCTATCTTTCTTCTCGACTGTTGGAAGGGAAATCATAAAATCCATCCAGGATTTCGAGGGAGATAAAAGACTGGGATTAGAAACATTTCCAATAAGATATGGTAAAAGAACTGGTGCGGCCGTTGCCAGTATATTTGTTCTTGTTGCCATCTGCTTGTCTCCCTTACCGCTTGTTTGCGGCATATTGAGAACAGGTTACGTTCTCTTTTTACCGATGTCGTTGTTCGCTTTCATCACGGCCATAGGTGAAATTGTGAAAGCCCAAACAAAGAAATCTGCAGCGATGGCCTCAAACTATTGTAAACTCGGGATGTTTTTCGGTCTGCTCTCTTTCATGGCAGGCACAATTTTTTAA
- a CDS encoding ATP-binding protein, translating into MELGTVIATPDGPTPRKFCFVVKEGVVVGLNKFVKVEVDGNWAYGYVKNVVRMNRYFQKTDAVWEYERGGGLSAAFPTSMWEYSIAEVWVFGYLKEGFLRRPSLPPSPGKVVFDLTDEELRFVLGLDEDGLEIGELEEQNLLVRLNPTRLLQKHLAVLAMSGAGKSNCAKVIVEELLKRNPERGRPAVLIFDVHGEYSDLVRSFPGQVVEVKAENIKINTSELTVWHFREFIPEMTGSQARELAQILDDLKSKKGFFEIWDIINRLRELEGLNKNLRGALEGWLFDLQSLGIFGREDCPRWDSLIFPGRAVVVNMERMTSLTKKQILLTYIVNRIFHLRRRGLVPPIVLVIEEAHTFAPTEAAISKHVLETVAREGRKFHISLVVISQRPVRLSTTLLSQTNTNIILRITNPYDLEHIKKSSEMVTGEVAESISSLAVGEALVVGEAVNVPIFVRIRRVSSPISFEFSLEEAARLYELSLSVGIERTAKEEHSSSLSMTSDGSTCSSAYSSRTGERST; encoded by the coding sequence GTGGAGCTAGGTACTGTCATCGCTACGCCCGATGGGCCCACTCCCAGAAAATTCTGCTTTGTGGTAAAAGAAGGAGTTGTGGTTGGACTAAACAAGTTTGTGAAAGTAGAAGTCGACGGAAACTGGGCTTACGGTTATGTCAAGAACGTTGTGAGAATGAACAGGTATTTCCAAAAGACCGATGCTGTGTGGGAATATGAAAGAGGGGGAGGATTGAGCGCGGCTTTTCCGACGAGCATGTGGGAATATTCCATCGCAGAGGTTTGGGTTTTTGGATATTTGAAAGAGGGTTTTCTCAGAAGACCCTCCTTGCCACCATCGCCAGGCAAAGTTGTTTTCGATTTAACGGATGAAGAACTTAGATTTGTGCTCGGTTTAGACGAAGATGGATTAGAAATTGGGGAACTCGAGGAGCAAAATCTCCTAGTTAGACTTAACCCAACTCGTCTTTTACAGAAACATCTCGCCGTGCTCGCGATGTCCGGTGCAGGAAAAAGTAACTGCGCAAAGGTGATTGTGGAGGAGCTTTTGAAGAGAAACCCGGAGAGAGGGAGGCCAGCAGTTCTGATATTTGACGTTCACGGGGAATATTCTGATCTGGTTCGAAGTTTTCCCGGACAGGTTGTTGAGGTTAAGGCAGAGAACATTAAAATAAATACTTCTGAGCTGACGGTTTGGCATTTCCGAGAATTCATTCCAGAAATGACTGGCAGCCAAGCCAGAGAGCTCGCTCAAATACTCGATGATCTCAAATCGAAGAAAGGATTTTTCGAGATCTGGGACATCATAAATCGTCTACGGGAGTTGGAAGGATTAAACAAGAATCTGAGAGGGGCGTTGGAAGGATGGCTTTTTGACTTACAATCTCTTGGTATTTTCGGCAGAGAAGACTGTCCTAGATGGGACTCGCTGATTTTTCCAGGACGCGCAGTTGTGGTGAACATGGAAAGGATGACGAGTCTGACGAAGAAGCAGATTCTGCTGACATACATTGTTAACAGGATTTTCCATCTGCGGAGGAGAGGACTAGTCCCACCGATAGTTCTGGTGATCGAAGAAGCACACACTTTTGCCCCAACGGAAGCAGCGATTTCTAAACATGTTCTGGAGACGGTCGCAAGGGAAGGAAGAAAATTCCACATTTCGCTCGTTGTCATTTCCCAGCGACCTGTTAGGCTTTCGACCACGTTGCTCTCGCAAACGAACACGAATATAATCTTAAGGATAACGAATCCATATGATCTTGAACACATAAAGAAATCTTCCGAAATGGTGACCGGGGAGGTGGCAGAATCTATATCTAGTTTAGCTGTTGGTGAAGCACTTGTCGTTGGAGAAGCCGTGAACGTTCCAATCTTCGTTAGAATCAGGCGAGTATCATCACCCATCTCCTTTGAATTTAGCTTGGAAGAAGCAGCAAGACTTTACGAGCTTTCGCTTTCCGTCGGAATTGAGAGAACTGCGAAAGAAGAGCACTCATCGAGCCTTAGTATGACATCTGACGGAAGCACCTGTTCCTCCGCATACTCGTCCAGAACCGGTGAGAGATCGACATGA
- a CDS encoding endonuclease V, which produces MLPLLKPKSLNLEELKQIQLKVAQLVKRENDFSKIERIAGCDISFSRGDKAYAACVVLDYRTLEDLEEKIAPVKLTFPYIPTFLAFRELEGLLKVLTGREADVYMVGAQGLAHPRRAGLACHLGVVIDRPTLGVAKSKLVGEGKIPADKAGAWEPLIDGDEVVGAIVRTLKGEKPVYVSIGHKISLESAIKITLETCRGRRLPEPIMLAHERATKAMKEDEK; this is translated from the coding sequence ATGTTACCGTTGCTCAAACCGAAGAGTCTAAATCTGGAGGAGCTAAAGCAGATACAGCTAAAGGTTGCCCAGCTCGTGAAAAGAGAAAACGATTTTTCTAAAATCGAGAGAATTGCAGGTTGCGACATCTCGTTCAGCAGAGGTGATAAGGCTTATGCGGCCTGCGTAGTGCTGGATTACAGGACGCTTGAAGATTTGGAGGAGAAAATCGCACCTGTCAAGCTAACATTTCCCTACATTCCGACATTCCTTGCATTCAGAGAACTCGAGGGACTTCTGAAAGTTTTGACTGGCAGGGAAGCGGATGTTTATATGGTTGGAGCACAGGGGCTCGCGCATCCGAGAAGAGCTGGGCTGGCCTGCCATCTTGGCGTTGTGATCGATAGGCCTACTCTCGGGGTGGCGAAAAGTAAGCTTGTTGGAGAGGGGAAGATTCCCGCAGATAAAGCCGGGGCTTGGGAACCTTTGATCGATGGGGATGAAGTCGTCGGCGCTATTGTTAGGACGCTGAAAGGGGAGAAACCGGTCTACGTGAGCATTGGACATAAAATTTCACTTGAGAGCGCCATCAAAATAACACTCGAAACATGTAGGGGGAGACGATTACCTGAGCCTATCATGCTTGCCCACGAGAGAGCGACCAAAGCCATGAAAGAAGATGAGAAATAG